One Candidatus Bathyarchaeia archaeon genomic window, GAGCCAAACGATGCTGCTCCGCACACTAAAGCGAAAGGCATGAACTTTGACGGTCGCACGACACCGAACAACCATTTTCCAACGCCAAGCATCGTCAATGCCAACCCTTCTGACAGCGCCATATACGACACAATGAATGGAACGATTGCCCAGGGTCCAATCTGGACTGCAGACGCGACGAATGGATTCAGCTCCCAATTTCCTTGCGACAACCCAATCAGAGTTAGGTAGATGTCCGCTACAACTAGAACAATTGGGATGATGAAGATCCATCCATCATTTCCAAAAAGCAGCACTGAGAGTTCTTCGAAGTCTCTTGGAATAATCCATAGGCCCATGACCAAGCAGGCAATACCCGCAACGAGGATCATGGTCAGTCCCGTTTGCGACAGATAGATTTGCCAAGGATCTATCACGCTGAACCAGCCTATGAGAGGACCTGCCAGGACCCAGTAGAGTCCTGATCCCGTAAGTAGCAGTCCGGCACCGGCCGGGATCTTCAACTCTTCTTTTCCTTGTAGGTATGTCTTGATCGACTGAGTTGACGTAGGCGTTGAGAAATCATGACTTTGTGTCGCTCTGAGGTTGTTTTGGGCTTGAAGATGCGTAGACCGATCGATGATACTATTGAGCTAATCAGAGTTGCCAGCCCTGCAACAGGGTAGAGAATCTGCGCTGCGACACCGAGACCGGTGCCCTCTTGGGCGACGATGAATGAGAACTCTCCTCTAGGGAGCATTGAGAGTCCGACTGCCGTGGCTTCGTCCTTTGCTCCCGATAATCTAGCACCAGCCCAACAGCCGATGAATTTCCCGAAGATAGCCATCCCGAGGACAGCTATTATCGGCAGCGTGACGGTCAGCAGCGCGCCGACGTTGATCAGTGTTCCCATCGAAACGAAGAAGAGGACGATAAACAGGTCTTTGATTGGACCCACCTTCTCTTTCACGAATTGAGCCTGGGGACCCCTGATCATGAGACCCATGAGAAACGCTCCGACCGCGGGGGAGAATCCTAGGTAGGAGGAGAGGATTGCGAAAGCGAAGCCGAATGATAGCGCGAGCAGGAAAGCAGTCTCCTTGTATTCCTGATCTCCCTTGCTAATCCGTTCAATCAGCAGGGGTGCGATTCTCCAGCCGAAGAAAAAGATGATTCCAACTAGCAAAGCTCCCCTCACAGCCAGAAAGACGATCTCAAGCGGGGGAACTTGACTGCTAGCGGCGGCCAGACC contains:
- a CDS encoding DUF5658 family protein, with the translated sequence MKIPAGAGLLLTGSGLYWVLAGPLIGWFSVIDPWQIYLSQTGLTMILVAGIACLVMGLWIIPRDFEELSVLLFGNDGWIFIIPIVLVVADIYLTLIGLSQGNWELNPFVASAVQIGPWAIVPFIVSYMALSEGLALTMLGVGKWLFGVVRPSKFMPFALVCGAASFGSISNAELLAFPQTGGVSYFIGMAVGMITLSVGIYSHFSRTKT
- a CDS encoding cation:proton antiporter, yielding MTASADFTFLFDLGLAVFAALGFSYLFSKIKQPVVVGQLIAGIIIGPFGLGLIQNLNTINLLASLGIILLLFTVGLELDPLEIKKIGPDSFILAVVELTVTFVSVTLVGLAVGLTQIEAVFAAAVVATTSTAIMSKILLETKSLRAKESHTVVTASVIEDFATVFMLLLLPGLAAASSQVPPLEIVFLAVRGALLVGIIFFFGWRIAPLLIERISKGDQEYKETAFLLALSFGFAFAILSSYLGFSPAVGAFLMGLMIRGPQAQFVKEKVGPIKDLFIVLFFVSMGTLINVGALLTVTLPIIAVLGMAIFGKFIGCWAGARLSGAKDEATAVGLSMLPRGEFSFIVAQEGTGLGVAAQILYPVAGLATLISSIVSSIGLRIFKPKTTSERHKVMISQRLRQLSRSRHTYKEKKS